A DNA window from Daucus carota subsp. sativus chromosome 3, DH1 v3.0, whole genome shotgun sequence contains the following coding sequences:
- the LOC108214910 gene encoding cyclase-like protein 2, with amino-acid sequence MGSSKTLISCALLLAFASLAYCQDLNIIDITHEYTPAMPSYGSKKGLGEILTLVCDQRKGFKTTNSLLTIQVHSGTHTDAPSHAFIDYYNQGIDATTLSLQTLNGPAIVVDVPRDQNITAEVMKKLNIPRGVKRVLFRTLNTDKKLMNITLFDSSYVGFTTDGAQYLVDNTDIKLVGIDYLSIASAADVLSPHTVLMKNKDIIPLEGLKLDEAKVGVKYNIHCLPLKLHADASPVRCILTQ; translated from the exons ATGGGTTCCAGCAAGACTTTGATATCCTGTGCCTTGTTGCTGGCTTTTGCCAGCCTCGCGTATTGTCAGGATCTTAATATAATTGACATCACACATGAGTATACTCCTGCTATGCCATCTTATGGCTCCAAAAAAGGTCTTGGGGAGATCTTGACTTTGGTTTGTGACCAAAGGAAAGGATTCAAAACCACAAACTCCTTATTGACCATTCAAGTTCATTCTGGCACTCACACTGATGCTCCTTCACATGCTTTTATCGATTACTATAATCAAGGAATTGATGCCACCACTCTTAGCCTTCAAACACTCAATG GCCCTGCTATTGTGGTTGATGTTCCAAGAGACCAAAACATAACTG CTGAGGTTATGAAGAAGTTGAACATTCCAAGAGGAGTAAAGCGTGTTCTTTTCAGAACATTGAACACCGACAA GAAGTTGATGAACATCACCTTGTTCGACTCCAGCTATGTGGGATTCACCACAGATGGAGCACAATATCTTGTAGATAATACTGATATTAAACTTGTCG GTATCGATTACTTGTCAATTGCTTCAGCTGCTGATGTTCTTTCTCCTCATACAGTATTGATGAAGAATAAG GATATCATTCCTTTGGAAGGCTTGAAGCTAGATGAAGCTAAGGTTGGTGTTAAATACAACATTCACTGTCTACCTCTGAAATTGCACGCTGATGCTTCTCCAGTGAGGTGCATTCTTACCCAATAA
- the LOC108211738 gene encoding cytochrome P450 81Q32-like: MDIAYVFYAYLPCIIALYVITQHLLHKFLNFPPSPFPVIPIIGHLYLLKKPIQKTLSNLSNLYGPVFFLRLGSRPVLVVSSVSAAEECFTKNDINFANRPQLLYAKYLGYNYNSIVWGPYGDHWRNLRRISSIEILSTYRLQKLSQIRSDEVQTLIQRLVLSCGEDKYQTLHVKPVLSTLMFNVMTRMIAGKKFFGEDTLKSEEAKRFKEIIAESSVLVGASNVGEFMPIIRWLLFNKMEKKLKILHKKRDGLVQKWIEEFRDKISDGTGESEEKSMIEILLSLQHKEPEYYTDETIKSLMLALLQAGVSTSVDTMEWAMAFLLNSPNVLKKAQSEIDNCVPRHRLIDETDLAELPYLKCIIRETMRMSPVAPFLVPHESSMDSTVCGFFVPRKTMLLVNVKSIQNDPGYWEDPDIFMPERFEGLDVANVGCKWMPFGSGRRGCPGEGLAMRIVGLTLGALIQCFDWDRMGEEMVDMTTGSGLTAPMAQPLMAKYRPRPTMINLLSQI; this comes from the exons ATGGATATTGCTTATGTTTTCTACGCGTACCTTCCATGCATTATAGCTCTGTATGTGATCACGCAACATCTCCTTCACAAGTTCCTGAATTTCCCACCAAGTCCTTTTCCTGTTATACCTATAATCGGTCACCTTTACCTGTTAAAGAAGCCTATTCAGAAGACCTTATCGAATCTTTCCAATTTGTATGGTCCAGTGTTTTTCCTCCGGCTAGGCTCTCGTCCTGTCCTTGTTGTTTCATCTGTATCAGCTGCTGAAGAATGTTTTACCAAGAACGACATCAACTTTGCCAACCGGCCTCAGCTGCTCTATGCAAAATACCTCGGCTACAACTACAATAGTATTGTTTGGGGGCCTTATGGTGATCACTGGAGAAACCTGAGACGTATTTCCTCTATTGAGATTCTTTCAACTTACCGCTTACAGAAATTATCTCAGATTCGGTCTGATGAGGTACAGACACTGATACAAAGATTGGTACTATCTTGCGGTGAGGATAAGTATCAAACTTTGCACGTGAAACCTGTGCTCAGTACACTTATGTTCAATGTCATGACTAGGATGATTGCTGGGAAGAAATTTTTCGGGGAGGATACATTGAAGTCGGAAGAGGCCAAGAGATTTAAGGAGATAATAGCGGAGTCATCTGTCTTGGTTGGAGCATCAAATGTTGGAGAATTTATGCCAATTATTCGATGGCTTTTGTTCAATAAAATGGAAAAGAAGCTGAAGATATTGCATAAGAAAAGAGATGGGCTTGTGCAAAAGTGGATTGAAGAATTTCGTGACAAAATCTCAGATGGTACTGGAGAATCAGAGGAGAAATCTATGATTGAGATTCTGTTGTCTTTGCAACATAAAGAACCCGAATATTATACGGATGAAACTATCAAAAGTCTCATGCTG GCTCTGTTACAGGCAGGGGTCAGTACATCAGTTGATACGATGGAGTGGGCGATGGCATTCCTTCTTAACAGTCCGAATGTGCTCAAGAAGGCACAAAGTGAAATTGACAATTGTGTCCCACGACATCGTCTAATTGATGAGACAGACTTGGCTGAGCTTCCATATTTGAAATGCATCATTCGTGAGACAATGAGGATGAGTCCAGTAGCTCCATTCCTTGTACCCCACGAGTCGTCGATGGATTCCACTGTATGTGGTTTTTTTGTCCCCCGTAAAACAATGTTATTGGTGAATGTCAAATCAATACAAAATGACCCTGGTTACTGGGAAGACCCTGATATATTTATGCCAGAGAGATTTGAAGGTCTTGATGTGGCCAATGTGGGGTGTAAGTGGATGCCATTTGGATCAGGCAGGAGAGGGTGTCCAGGAGAGGGATTGGCGATGCGTATAGTTGGATTGACACTAGGAGCATTGATTCAGTGCTTTGACTGGGATCGCATGGGCGAGGAAATGGTGGACATGACCACAGGAAGTGGACTAACCGCACCCATGGCTCAACCATTGATGGCTAAGTACAGGCCTCGTCCGACAATGATCAACCTTCTGAGCCAAATTTAA
- the LOC108213761 gene encoding cyclase-like protein 1: MALCSIYNFAFTSLFYIVPYRLFPGLNFFISFCFIWAMGSKALFFFAFLAFFVAATFVECQDLNIIDITHEYVPTMPSYGSKKGLGEILTLVCDQRKGFKTTNSLLTIQVHSGTHTDAPSHAFIEYFNQQTDATTLDLQTLNGPAIVVDVPRDQNITADVMKLLNIPRGVKRVLFRTLNTDKKLMSFTEFDSSYVGFTQDGAQYLVDNTDIKLVGIDYLSIASAFDVLSPHLVLMKNKDIIPLEGLKLDGVEVNVPYTIHCLPLKLHADASPVRCILIK; this comes from the exons ATGGCATTGTGTTCCATTTATAATTTTGCATTTACAAGTTTATTTTACATTGTTCCCTATAGATTGTTCCCTGGCCTGAATTTTTTCATTTCCTTCTGTTTTATTTGGGCCATGGGTTCCAAAGCGTTGTTTTTCTTCGCCTTTCTAGCTTTCTTTGTTGCTGCTACCTTCGTAGAATGTCAGGATCTGAATATAATTGACATCACACACGAGTACGTTCCCACGATGCCATCGTATGGCTCCAAAAAAGGTCTTGGAGAGATTCTGACATTAGTTTGTGACCAGAGGAAAGGATTTAAAACTACAAACTCCCTGTTGACAATTCAAGTCCATTCGGGCACTCATACTGATGCTCCTTCACATGCTTTCATAGAGTATTTTAATCAGCAGACTGATGCTACTACTCTTGACCTTCAGACACTTAATG GACCTGCCATCGTGGTTGACGTTCCCAGAGACCAGAACATAACTG CTGATGTTATGAAGCTTTTGAATATTCCCCGGGGAGTAAAGCGTGTGCTTTTCAGGACCTTAAACACCGACAA GAAACTCATGAGTTTTACAGAGTTTGACTCGAGCTACGTGGGATTCACACAGGATGGAGCACAATATCTTGTAGATAATACTGATATTAAACTTGTTG GAATTGATTACCTGTCAATTGCTTCAGCTTTCGATGTTCTTTCTCCACATCTAGTATTGATGAAAAATAAG GATATTATTCCTTTGGAAGGCTTAAAGCTTGATGGAGTCGAGGTGAATGTTCCATACACCATTCACTGCCTACCTCTAAAGTTGCACGCTGATGCGTCTCCAGTGAGGTGCATTCTCATCAAGTGA
- the LOC108211856 gene encoding peamaclein gives MKMKFVLASLLVLALVLGQSLQTTMAGSSFCDSKCAVRCSKAGVQDRCLKYCGICCEACHCVPSGTYGHKDECPCYRDMKNSKGKPKCP, from the exons ATGAAGATGAAATTCGTTCTCGCGAGCCTTCTAGTCCTAGCTCTTGTGCTCGGCCAGTCCCTGCAAACAACAATGGCTGGCTCAA GTTTCTGCGACTCCAAGTGCGCGGTGAGGTGCTCAAAAGCAGGGGTGCAAGATCGGTGCTTGAAGTATTGTGGGATCTGCTGTGAGGCGTGCCATTGTGTGCCTTCTGGAACTTATGGTCACAAAGATGAGTGCCCTTGCTACAGAGACATGAAGAACTCTAAGGGCAAGCCCAAGTGCCCTTGA